In Glycine max cultivar Williams 82 chromosome 7, Glycine_max_v4.0, whole genome shotgun sequence, a single window of DNA contains:
- the LOC100814207 gene encoding probable serine/threonine-protein kinase At1g54610, giving the protein MGCVFGKEASKRKEEVEFARAEEGVVQNGGNVKEGGEEEKSKRPKGERRRSSKLKPNPRLSNPPNHVHGEQVAAGWPSWLSKVAGEAINGLVPRRADTFEKLNKVGQGTYSNVYKAKDTLTGKIVALKKVRFDNLEPESVKFMAREILILRHLDHPNVVKLEGLVTSRMSCSLYLVFEYMDHDLAGLATSPTIKFTESQVKCYMHQLLSGLEHCHNRHVLHRDIKGSNLLIDSEGILRIADFGLASFFDPNHKRPMTSRVVTLWYRPPELLLGATDYGVGVDLWSAGCILAELLAGKPIMPGRTEVEQLHKIFKLCGSPSDEYWKKSKLPHATIFKPRLSYKRCIAETFKNFPASSLPLIETLLAIDPAERQTAAAALHSEFFTSKPYACEPSSLPKYPPSKEMDTKLRDEEARRSRAAGKANAAGVKKSRPRDRSGRGIPVPDSNAEMQANIDRWRLVTHANAKSKSEKFPPPHEDGTLGYPLGSSHHMDPIFDPPDVPFSSTNLSYPKTNFQTWSGPLVETSVDAPRRKKNMAGNGHRQSKKDSYR; this is encoded by the exons ATGGGTTGTGTGTTTGGGAAAGAAGCATCAAAGAGGAAAGAGGAAGTGGAATTTGCAAGAGCAGAAGAGGGTGTGGTTCAGAACGGTGGGAATGTGAAGGAGGGTGGAGAAGAGGAGAAGAGCAAGCGCCCCAAAGGGGAGAGAAGGCGATCTTCGAAGCTGAAGCCGAATCCGAGGTTGAGCAATCCACCTAACCATGTACATGGTGAGCAAGTAGCTGCAGGGTGGCCCTCTTGGCTCTCCAAGGTTGCTGGGGAAGCTATTAATGGATTGGTCCCTAGAAGAGCTGACACTTTTGAGAAGCTTAATAAG GTTGGACAAGGTACATATAGCAATGTTTACAAAGCCAAGGATACTTTGACAGGGAAAATTGTTGCCCTAAAGAAGGTCCGATTTGACAACTTAGAGCCTGAGAGTGTGAAATTCATGGCTAGAGAGATTCTTATTCTGCGCCATCTGGATCATCCCAATGTTGTCAAACTTGAAGGTTTGGTGACTTCAAGGATGTCATGCAGTTTGTACCTTGTCTTTGAATACATGGATCATGATTTGGCTGGACTTGCTACAAGCCCCACAATTAAGTTCACAGAGTCTCAG GTTAAATGTTACATGCATCAGCTACTTTCTGGATTGGAACACTGTCACAACCGGCATGTGCTGCATCGTGATATAAAGGGGTCAAATCTTCTCATTGACAGTGAAGGAATTCTTAGGATTGCTGATTTTGGATTAGCTTCCTTCTTTGATCCTAATCACAAACGCCCTATGACCAGCAGGGTGGTTACTTTATGGTATCGACCTCCAGAACTTCTCCTTGGAGCCACTGACTATGGTGTAGGAGTGGACCTCTGGAGTGCTGGCTGCATTCTTGCTGAATTGTTGGCTGGCAAGCCTATTATGCCCGGTCGAACCGAG GTGGAGCAGCTTCATAAGATATTTAAGCTTTGTGGTTCTCCTTCTGATGAATATTGGAAGAAATCAAAGTTGCCACATGCTACCATTTTTAAGCCCCGACTATCATACAAACGGTGCATAGCAGAGACATTTAAGAATTTCCCAGCATCATCCCTGCCACTAATTGAGACCCTTCTCGCAATTGACCCAGCTGAACGTCAAACTGCTGCAGCTGCTTTGCATAGTGAA TTCTTTACATCAAAACCTTATGCCTGTGAACCCTCTAGCCTTCCAAAATATCCTCCCAGCAAGGAGATGGATACAAAGCTACGGGATGAAGAAGCTAGAAG ATCGAGAGCTGCAGGCAAAGCTAATGCTGCTGGTGTCAAGAAATCACGTCCACGAGATCGAAGTGGAAGGGGAATTCCAGTTCCAGATTCAAATGCTGAGATGCAAGCAAATATTGAT AGATGGCGACTGGTAACACATGCAAATGCTAAGAGCAAGAGCGAGAAGTTTCCTCCTCCTCATGAAGATGGAACTCTAGGCTATCCTTTGGGTTCTTCACATCACATGGATCCAATTTTCGATCCACCTGATGTTCCATTTAGTTCCACAAACTTGTCATATCCTAAAACAAATTTCCAGACCTGGTCTGGCCCATTGGTGGAAACTAGTGTGGATGCaccaaggagaaagaagaacatGGCAGGGAATGGGCACAGACAATCAAAGAAGGACTCTTATAGATAG
- the LOC100794141 gene encoding tubby-like F-box protein 3, producing the protein MEQSWRANMPRELLREVLLRIESSEATWPSRRSVVACGGVCRTWRLIVKEIVKPPQLSSNITFPISLKQPGPREHLLQCFIRRNSATQTYYLFLSLSSALIADDGKFLLAARKFRRPTCIDYIISLDADDMSRESNAYVGKLRSNFLGTKFTIYDIPLPHVGAKMTKSCFTKLVNPKQVSPRVPTGNYPVAHISYELNVLGSRGPRRMHCVMDTIPASAIEPGGVAVAPSQTDFSVSNIDTSFPFFQTNSTSLENSISGDQRNKKDDVLVLRNKAARWHEQLECWCLNFHGRVTIASVKNFQLAVSPENGHAGPQEDEVILQFGKVGKDLFTMDYRYPISAFQAFAICLSSFATTVACE; encoded by the exons ATGGAGCAGAGTTGGCGGGCCAATATGCCTCGCGAGCTTCTCAGAGAGGTCCTCCTCCGAATTGAGTCGTCGGAGGCCACGTGGCCGTCGCGGAGGAGCGTGGTGGCTTGTGGCGGAGTGTGTCGCACCTGGAGGCTCATTGTCAAGGAGATTGTCAAGCCACCTCAACTCTCTTCCAACATAACCTTCCCCATCTCTCTCAAACAG CCTGGCCCGAGGGAACATCTACTTCAGTGCTTCATTAGGCGCAACAGTGCCACACAGACATATTATCTGTTTCTCAGTTTATCTAGTG CACTAATAGCTGATGATGGGAAGTTCCTTCTTGCTGCACGCAAGTTCAGACGCCCTACCTGCATAGATTATATTATCTCCCTAGATGCAGATGATATGTCCAGAGAAAGCAATGCCTATGTTGGGAAATTGAG ATCAAATTTTTTGGGAACCAAGTTTACAATCTACGATATCCCGCTGCCTCATGTTGGGGCAAAGATGACAAAAAGTTGCTTCACTAAGCTGGTGAATCCAAAACAAGTTTCACCTAGGGTCCCTACAGGCAACTATCCAGTTGCTCACATCTCATATGAACTGAATGTACTAGGCTCCAG GGGGCCAAGGAGAATGCATTGTGTCATGGATACCATTCCTGCTTCTGCTATTGAACCGGGAGGGGTAGCCGTAGCCCCTTCACAGACTGATTTTTCTGTTAGTAACATAGATACTTCATTCCCATTTTTTCAGACAAACTCAACTAGTCTGGAAAACTCCATATCTGGAGAccagagaaataaaaaagatgatgTGCTAGTGTTGAGAAACAAGGCTGCCAGGTGGCATGAGCAGCTGGAGTGTTGGTGCTTAAACTTTCATGGGCGAGTGACAATTGCTTCGGTTAAAAACTTTCAGCTGGCTGTTTCACCAGAAAATGGACATGCTGGACCACAAGAGGATGAGGTCATCCTCCAATTTGGAAAAGTTGGGAAGGACTTGTTTACAATGGATTACCGGTACCCTATCTCAGCATTTCAAGCATTTGCAATCTGCCTCAGCAGTTTCGCTACCACAGTTGCTTGCGAATGA
- the LOC100814738 gene encoding sodium/hydrogen exchanger 2, which translates to MAVGVGALYLYDKLTTLMMTSDHASVVSMNLFVALLCACIIIGHLLEENRWINESITALLIGLCTGVFILFTTGGKSSHILVFSEDLFFIYLLPPIIFNAGFQVKKKQFFRNFMTIMLFGAVGTLISFCIISLGAIHFFQKLDIDSLKIGDFLAIGAIFSATDSVCTLQVLNQDETPLLYSLVFGEGVVNDATSIVLFKAIQNFDLSHIDLTTALQLLGNFLYLFIASTVLGIFVGLLSAFIIKKLYFGKLIRHSTDREVALMVLMAYLSYMLSELFSLSAILTVFFCGIVMSHYTWHNVTESSRVTTKHVFATLSFIAEIFIFLYVGMDALDIEKWRIVSQSPRKSIGVSSLLLALILVGRAAFVFPLSFLSNLLKNSQSEKIELKQQVTIWWAGLMRGAVSIALAYNQFTRLGHTKLRENAIMITSTITVVLFSTLAFGLMTKPLVRLLLPSSKHVMSLPSPPSTPKSFTVPLLGSQNGPPPSTLRMLLSCIPTRGVHHYWRKFDDSVMRPVFGGRGFVPYVPGSPLEQSVHQWRCT; encoded by the exons ATGGCTGTGGGAGTGGGAGCATTGTATTTGTATGATAAACTAACCACATTGATGATGACCTCTGATCATGCTTCCGTCGTCTCAATGAACCTTTTTGTTGCTCTTCTCTGTGCTTGCATCATCATCGGTCATTTGTTGGAGGAGAACCGATGGATCAATGAATCCATCACTGCCCTTCTCATC GGTCTCTGTACTGGGGTCTTTATATTGTTTACCACGGGAGGAAAAAGCTCTCATATATTAGTTTTCAGTGAAGATCTTTTCTTCATTTACCTTCTTCCACCCATCATCTTCAATGCCGG GTTTCAGGTGAagaagaaacaatttttccgCAATTTTATGACTATAATGCTCTTTGGTGCAGTTGGTACTTTGATATCATTCTGCATCATATCACTAG gtGCCATACACTTTTTTCAGAAATTGGACATTGATTCCCTCAAGATTGGAGATTTTCTAG CAATTGGAGCAATATTTTCAGCAACAGATTCTGTTTGCACGTTGCAG GTTCTTAATCAGGATGAGACTCCCTTACTATATAGCCTAGTCTTTGGGGAAGGGGTAGTAAATGATGCTACCTCCATAGTTCTCTTCAAAGCAATTCAGAATTTTGACCTCTCTCACATTGACTTAACCACTGCCTTACAATTATTAggaaattttttgtatttattcatTGCAAGCACTGTGCTGGGAATCTTT GTTGGATTGCTCAGTGCATTCATTATTAAGAAGCTCTATTTTGGCAAGTTGATAAG GCATTCTACAGACCGTGAGGTTGCTCTCATGGTACTCATGGCATACCTTTCGTATATGCTGTCTGAG CTATTTTCTTTAAGTGCCATTCTGACTGTTTTCTTCTGCGGCATTGTTATGTCTCACTACACGTGGCATAATGTGACAGAGAGTTCAAGAGTGACAACCAA GCATGTTTTtgccactttgtcattcattgCTGAAATCTTTATCTTCCTCTATGTGGGGATGGATGCATTAGATATAGAAAAGTGGCGAATTGTAAGTCAAAG CCCAAGAAAATCAATTGGGGTCAGTTCGTTGCTGTTGGCACTTATCTTGGTGGGAAGAGCTGCATTTGTTTTCCCTTTGTCCTTCTTATCCAACTTGCTTAAGAACTCTCAATCTGAGAAAATTGAGTTAAAACAACAA GTAACTATTTGGTGGGCTGGTCTCATGCGTGGAGCTGTTTCTATCGCACTTGCTTACAATCAG TTTACCAGGCTGGGCCATACTAAACTGCGGGAGAATGCCATCATGATCACTAGTACCATCACTGTTGTACTCTTCAGCACATTG GCGTTTGGGTTGATGACAAAGCCACTTGTGAGGCTATTGCTTCCATCCTCTAAACACGTAATGAGCTTGCCGTCCCCACCATCGACACCGAAATCATTCACTGTGCCACTTCTTGGCAGTCAAAATGGGCCTCCACCAAGCACCTTGAGGATGCTCCTAAGCTGCATCCCTACTCGTGGGGTACACCACTATTGGCGCAAGTTTGATGATTCTGTCATGCGACCCGTCTTTGGTGGACGAGGTTTTGTACCCTACGTTCCAGGGTCACCCCTTGAACAAAGTGTTCATCAGTGGCGTTGCACTTAA
- the LOC100794670 gene encoding Vesicle-associated protein 2-2-like isoform 1 (isoform 1 is encoded by transcript variant 1): MATELLQIEPAELRFVFELKKQSSCLVQLANTTDHFIAFKVKTTSPKKYCVRPNIGIVKPNDKCDFTVTMQAQRMAPPDMLCKDKFLIQSTVVPFGTTEDDITSDMFSKDSGKYIEEKKLRVVLISPPSSPVLLPVNGDMKHDPSNEIYVQKDRVPSGVENIPPPCKVSDEVKGLEPAQDMKEDREDEDIVPRQAENVGDMKPAKDDMQLNLTNESEELKSKLSVMDSKLRVAEVTITKLNEERHRNTQEKDLLKKELEVLKRQINTKGSQAGFPFLFVCMVALISVAVGYYIHP, encoded by the exons ATGGCTACCGAGCTTCTTCAAATCGAACCCGCCGAGCTCCGATTCGTCT TTGAATTGAAGAAACAAAGTTCATGTTTGGTTCAACTTGCCAACACCACCGATCACTTTATTGCTTTTAAG GTAAAAACAACTTCACCCAAAAAATATTGCGTCAGACCCAACATAGGCATCGTCAAGCCCAATGATAAATGTGATTTTACTG TTACTATGCAAGCTCAGCGCATGGCACCGCCTGATATGCTGTGCAAAGACAAATTTCTCATTCAAAGCACAGTTGTCCCGTTTGGAACCACAGAAGATGACATCACCTCTGATATG TTTTCAAAAGACAGCGGAAAGTATATTGAGGAGAAGAAACTAAGGGTAGTCCTCATCAGTCCGCCATCTTCTCCGGTGTTGCTTCCAGTAAATGGTGATATGAAGCATGATCCATCCAACGAAATTTATGTGCAAAAAGATAGGGTGCCCAGTGGAGTTGAAAACATACCTCCCCCTTGTAAA GTTTCTGATGAGGTTAAAGGTTTGGAACCAGCCCAGGATATGAAGGAGGATAGAGAAGATGAGGATATTGTCCCAAGACAAGCTGAGAATGTTGGTGACATGAAGCCAGCAAAAGATGATATGCAATTGAATTTAACTAACGAATCTGAGGAATTGAAGTCAAAACTTAGTGTAATGGATTCCAAGCTAAGAGTG GCTGAGGTAACCATCACGAAGCTGAATGAGGAGAGGCACAGGAACACTCAAGAAAAAGATTTGCTTAAGAAAGAGTTG GAGGTGTTGAAGAGGCAAATCAATACGAAAGGAAGTCAGGCTGGTTTTCCATTTCTGTTTGTTTGCATGGTTGCTCTTATCAGCGTGGCAGTTGGATATTATATTCACCCATAA
- the LOC100794670 gene encoding Vesicle-associated protein 2-2-like isoform 2 (isoform 2 is encoded by transcript variant 2), whose protein sequence is MATELLQIEPAELRFVFELKKQSSCLVQLANTTDHFIAFKVKTTSPKKYCVRPNIGIVKPNDKCDFTVTMQAQRMAPPDMLCKDKFLIQSTVVPFGTTEDDITSDMFSKDSGKYIEEKKLRVVLISPPSSPVLLPVNGDMKHDPSNEIYVQKDRVPSGVENIPPPCKVSDEVKGLEPAQDMKEDREDEDIVPRQAENVGDMKPAKDDMQLNLTNESEELKSKLSAEVTITKLNEERHRNTQEKDLLKKELEVLKRQINTKGSQAGFPFLFVCMVALISVAVGYYIHP, encoded by the exons ATGGCTACCGAGCTTCTTCAAATCGAACCCGCCGAGCTCCGATTCGTCT TTGAATTGAAGAAACAAAGTTCATGTTTGGTTCAACTTGCCAACACCACCGATCACTTTATTGCTTTTAAG GTAAAAACAACTTCACCCAAAAAATATTGCGTCAGACCCAACATAGGCATCGTCAAGCCCAATGATAAATGTGATTTTACTG TTACTATGCAAGCTCAGCGCATGGCACCGCCTGATATGCTGTGCAAAGACAAATTTCTCATTCAAAGCACAGTTGTCCCGTTTGGAACCACAGAAGATGACATCACCTCTGATATG TTTTCAAAAGACAGCGGAAAGTATATTGAGGAGAAGAAACTAAGGGTAGTCCTCATCAGTCCGCCATCTTCTCCGGTGTTGCTTCCAGTAAATGGTGATATGAAGCATGATCCATCCAACGAAATTTATGTGCAAAAAGATAGGGTGCCCAGTGGAGTTGAAAACATACCTCCCCCTTGTAAA GTTTCTGATGAGGTTAAAGGTTTGGAACCAGCCCAGGATATGAAGGAGGATAGAGAAGATGAGGATATTGTCCCAAGACAAGCTGAGAATGTTGGTGACATGAAGCCAGCAAAAGATGATATGCAATTGAATTTAACTAACGAATCTGAGGAATTGAAGTCAAAACTTAGT GCTGAGGTAACCATCACGAAGCTGAATGAGGAGAGGCACAGGAACACTCAAGAAAAAGATTTGCTTAAGAAAGAGTTG GAGGTGTTGAAGAGGCAAATCAATACGAAAGGAAGTCAGGCTGGTTTTCCATTTCTGTTTGTTTGCATGGTTGCTCTTATCAGCGTGGCAGTTGGATATTATATTCACCCATAA